One genomic window of Candidatus Minimicrobia sp. QA0096 includes the following:
- a CDS encoding DNA gyrase/topoisomerase IV subunit B, with protein MAKQTNEQSYDGSQIQVLEGLEPVRKRPGMYIGSTGYEGVHHLIKEIADNSIDEAIAGYATKVEVTLLKDGGVRVSDDGRGIPVDKHPKTGKSTLETVLTILHAGGKFGGGGYKVSSGLHGVGSSVVNALSTRMIAEVRKNGKIYRQEYATGVPQTELEVVGKSDDSGTTITFYPDPTIFKETVNFDYKWVVNYLRHQAYLTKGIHTSVIDERTGERKAFYFEGGIQSYVKNLNIGKDVLSDDIFYVEKQVEDCMVEIAVQYNDTYAEVVKPFANNVLTPDGGTHLVGFRTALTRVINDYARKNSLLKEKEDNLTGDDIREGLTAVILVKLPDPQFEGQTKNKLGNPEMRRYVDQVMSEYFAYYLEENPATAKKVVGKATLAARARKAARAARDNVIRKGAFEGLNLPSKLTDCSSRNRKDCELFIVEGNSAAGSAKDGRDSTIQAVLPLRGKVLNTERARFDKMFANAEIVSLIKAMGVGIGDQFDISGIRYDKIIFMTDADVDGAHISTLLMTFFFRYMSEVIEAGHVYLAKPPLFGLSRGTGSNRKIDYVYDEVALEQKLNEKINERKAAGVKIDENAEKFKQAGYTAQQRFKGLGEMDAAQLWETTMNPENRTLVKVNIEDAERADAIFTKLMGDSVELRKNFIQTNAAKVNVEDLDF; from the coding sequence ATGGCTAAACAAACAAATGAACAATCTTATGATGGCTCACAAATCCAGGTCCTAGAGGGCCTTGAGCCGGTTCGTAAGCGTCCAGGAATGTACATCGGTAGTACGGGGTATGAGGGCGTACATCACTTGATTAAGGAGATTGCCGATAACTCAATTGACGAGGCAATCGCTGGTTACGCTACAAAGGTCGAAGTAACTTTGTTAAAGGATGGTGGTGTTCGAGTATCTGATGACGGTCGTGGTATTCCTGTCGATAAGCATCCAAAGACGGGTAAGAGTACACTAGAGACGGTATTAACAATCTTACACGCCGGTGGTAAGTTTGGTGGCGGTGGCTATAAGGTCTCGTCTGGACTTCATGGTGTTGGTTCTAGTGTTGTGAACGCGCTATCTACGCGGATGATTGCTGAAGTTAGGAAGAACGGTAAAATCTATCGCCAAGAATACGCAACAGGCGTGCCTCAGACAGAATTAGAGGTAGTCGGAAAGTCTGATGATTCTGGAACGACAATTACATTTTATCCAGACCCAACTATCTTTAAGGAGACGGTTAATTTTGACTATAAATGGGTTGTTAATTATCTTCGTCATCAGGCGTACCTTACAAAAGGCATTCACACGTCGGTTATTGATGAGCGAACTGGCGAACGAAAAGCTTTCTACTTTGAGGGCGGTATTCAGAGCTATGTAAAAAACCTGAATATTGGCAAGGATGTTTTATCGGACGATATATTTTATGTCGAGAAACAGGTTGAAGATTGTATGGTGGAAATTGCGGTTCAATATAACGACACTTACGCTGAAGTGGTAAAGCCATTTGCTAATAACGTCTTAACTCCTGATGGCGGTACTCATTTGGTTGGTTTCCGAACAGCCCTCACGCGTGTAATTAATGATTATGCTCGCAAGAATAGCTTACTGAAAGAAAAAGAGGATAATCTGACTGGTGATGACATCCGTGAAGGTTTGACGGCAGTTATTTTGGTGAAGTTGCCAGATCCTCAGTTTGAAGGTCAGACCAAGAATAAACTTGGTAATCCAGAGATGCGCCGCTATGTTGATCAGGTGATGAGCGAATATTTTGCGTATTACTTGGAGGAAAATCCAGCTACAGCTAAGAAGGTTGTTGGCAAGGCTACATTGGCGGCACGAGCTCGTAAGGCGGCAAGGGCTGCGCGAGACAACGTTATCCGTAAGGGAGCATTTGAAGGCTTAAACTTGCCATCTAAATTGACGGATTGCTCATCTCGTAACCGAAAAGATTGTGAATTATTTATTGTCGAGGGTAATTCGGCTGCGGGTTCAGCTAAGGATGGTCGCGATTCAACTATTCAGGCTGTTCTTCCTCTTCGCGGTAAAGTGCTGAATACTGAGCGCGCAAGGTTTGATAAGATGTTTGCTAATGCTGAAATTGTTTCGTTGATTAAGGCTATGGGCGTTGGAATTGGCGACCAATTTGATATCAGTGGCATTCGTTACGACAAGATTATATTTATGACAGATGCCGATGTTGATGGTGCGCACATCTCTACACTTTTGATGACATTCTTCTTTCGATATATGTCTGAAGTGATTGAAGCGGGCCACGTATATCTGGCGAAACCGCCTCTGTTTGGGTTGAGTAGAGGAACTGGCAGCAATCGTAAGATAGATTACGTTTATGATGAAGTAGCCCTCGAGCAAAAATTGAACGAAAAGATCAATGAACGCAAGGCTGCTGGTGTAAAGATTGATGAAAATGCTGAGAAATTTAAGCAGGCAGGCTACACAGCACAGCAGCGATTTAAGGGTCTTGGTGAGATGGATGCCGCCCAATTATGGGAAACAACTATGAATCCAGAAAACCGAACATTAGTGAAGGTTAATATTGAAGATGCAGAACGGGCAGATGCGATATTTACGAAGCTTATGGGTGATAGTGTAGAATTGAGGAAAAATTTTATTCAAACAAATGCCGCTAAGGTTAATGTGGAAGATTTGGACTTTTAA
- the gyrA gene encoding DNA gyrase subunit A: MADNDNKNIVEPEILNEEPEVRGIEKSTVERVMEDSFLKYSMSVIIDRALPDVRDGLKPVNRRILYAMNKNGWRAPHATVKSAKIVGEVMGNYHPHGDSSIYDAMVNLAQPWKMRYTLVEGQGNFGSMDGDEPAASRYTEARMDKIGGELLSDIDKETVDFRDNFDGTEKEPVVLPSAVPNILLNGQMGIAVGMATNIPPHNLGEVVDATVAKIDNPEITLDELLTHIKGPDFPTGAEVYGGAPMRQAYETGRGSVTIRAVASIEERKNGRYSIIITEVPYGMSKEGFVDKVRELVLAKKITHIADARDESARGKVRVVVELKKDAYPKKILNQLYKLTGLQTSFHYNVLALVNGIQPKVMGLKEILSEFIKHRQGVIRRRTEFELRKAKERAHILEGLKIALDHIDEVIKTIRESYDDADKRLMERFGLSEIQAAAILAMQLRRLQGLERDKIEEELKQLHELIKKLEAILADENEILRVVKEELLAMKEKYGDDRRSKIINHELGKFSDEELIPEEESVILLTSENYIKRTLVSDYRRQNRGGKGKRGMTTKEEDVIDQVVQASSHDYLLFFTNMGRIFRLKAYEVPAASLSAKGVAAVNLLQLQPEEKITAIIKHEKNANEDGYLFMATKKGTVKKTPVKDYANVRTNGLIAIKLDEGDELRWIKRTSGENDVIISTSAGQAIRFNEKDTRPMGRSARGVRGVRLRPNDSVVGMDIVTGDDQTLLVVSEKGFGKRTKVSNFPSHKRGGVGIKAAVVTAKTGPIISVQTIDPEITEALLVSQNGQTIRLGLSDIKLLGRTTQGVTIMRLSDGDAVSSIGLMADRPQDEGN; the protein is encoded by the coding sequence ATGGCGGATAATGACAATAAAAATATAGTAGAACCGGAAATTCTGAACGAAGAGCCAGAAGTTCGCGGTATTGAAAAGTCGACAGTTGAGCGTGTTATGGAAGACTCCTTCCTTAAATACTCTATGTCGGTTATTATTGACCGTGCTTTGCCGGACGTTCGTGACGGGCTGAAGCCTGTTAATCGTCGTATTTTGTATGCGATGAATAAGAATGGTTGGCGTGCTCCTCATGCTACAGTGAAGTCGGCAAAAATTGTCGGTGAAGTTATGGGTAACTATCACCCGCACGGTGACTCATCAATTTATGACGCCATGGTGAACTTGGCTCAACCTTGGAAGATGCGTTATACGCTGGTTGAAGGTCAGGGTAACTTCGGTTCTATGGACGGTGACGAGCCAGCGGCTTCTCGTTATACTGAGGCGCGAATGGATAAAATTGGCGGCGAGTTGCTGTCTGACATCGACAAAGAAACTGTTGATTTTCGTGACAACTTCGACGGAACGGAGAAAGAACCGGTTGTTTTGCCGTCGGCCGTTCCAAATATTCTGTTGAACGGTCAGATGGGTATTGCTGTTGGTATGGCGACAAATATTCCGCCACATAATCTTGGTGAGGTGGTTGACGCTACAGTTGCTAAGATAGATAATCCTGAAATTACACTAGACGAACTATTGACACATATTAAGGGTCCTGATTTTCCGACGGGTGCGGAAGTTTATGGTGGTGCGCCAATGCGTCAAGCATATGAAACTGGGCGTGGCTCAGTTACGATTCGTGCGGTTGCGTCGATTGAAGAGCGCAAAAATGGCCGTTACAGTATTATAATCACCGAAGTTCCGTATGGCATGAGTAAGGAGGGCTTTGTTGATAAGGTTCGAGAACTTGTCCTTGCCAAAAAAATAACGCACATTGCCGATGCGCGAGATGAAAGTGCTCGCGGTAAGGTTCGAGTTGTTGTTGAACTGAAAAAAGATGCTTATCCAAAGAAGATTCTTAACCAATTGTATAAATTGACTGGATTACAAACATCATTCCATTATAATGTCCTGGCTTTGGTCAATGGTATTCAGCCTAAAGTTATGGGCTTGAAGGAGATTTTGTCGGAATTCATTAAGCATCGTCAAGGCGTTATTCGACGCAGGACTGAGTTTGAACTTCGAAAAGCTAAGGAACGAGCTCATATATTGGAAGGTCTGAAAATTGCGCTTGATCATATCGACGAGGTGATCAAGACAATTCGCGAAAGTTATGATGATGCCGACAAACGTTTGATGGAGAGATTTGGTCTGTCGGAAATTCAAGCGGCCGCAATTTTGGCGATGCAACTACGACGATTGCAAGGGCTGGAGCGCGACAAGATTGAAGAAGAATTGAAGCAACTTCATGAACTGATTAAGAAGCTGGAGGCAATTTTGGCTGACGAGAACGAGATTTTGCGTGTTGTTAAGGAAGAATTGCTTGCTATGAAAGAAAAATATGGCGATGATAGGCGCAGTAAGATCATTAATCACGAATTAGGAAAGTTCTCTGACGAGGAGCTAATTCCGGAAGAGGAATCAGTTATTCTACTTACAAGCGAAAATTACATTAAGCGAACTCTTGTGAGTGATTATCGCAGGCAAAATCGTGGCGGTAAGGGTAAGCGCGGAATGACGACTAAGGAAGAAGATGTCATTGATCAAGTTGTTCAGGCAAGCTCGCATGATTATTTGCTATTCTTCACCAATATGGGTAGGATTTTCCGCTTGAAGGCTTACGAAGTGCCAGCTGCCAGCCTAAGCGCGAAAGGTGTTGCTGCGGTTAACTTATTGCAACTTCAGCCAGAAGAGAAGATAACGGCGATTATCAAGCATGAAAAGAACGCTAACGAAGACGGATATCTATTCATGGCGACAAAGAAGGGTACAGTTAAGAAGACTCCTGTGAAAGATTATGCCAATGTTCGTACGAATGGATTGATTGCAATTAAATTGGATGAAGGCGATGAACTTCGCTGGATAAAGAGAACGAGCGGCGAAAATGACGTAATTATATCTACGTCTGCAGGACAGGCTATTCGTTTTAACGAAAAAGACACTCGCCCAATGGGTAGATCGGCTCGCGGTGTTCGCGGCGTAAGATTGCGTCCAAACGATTCTGTTGTTGGTATGGATATCGTTACAGGTGACGACCAAACCTTGTTGGTGGTTAGTGAAAAGGGTTTCGGTAAACGTACAAAGGTATCAAACTTCCCAAGCCATAAGCGTGGCGGAGTCGGTATAAAAGCCGCAGTTGTAACTGCAAAAACTGGTCCGATTATCTCTGTGCAGACTATTGACCCAGAAATAACAGAGGCGTTATTGGTTTCTCAGAATGGTCAGACTATCCGCCTGGGCTTGAGTGACATTAAATTGCTCGGAAGGACAACTCAGGGTGTGACGATTATGCGTCTATCTGACGGCGATGCTGTTTCGTCAATCGGTTTGATGGCGGATCGCCCGCAGGATGAGGGTAATTAA
- a CDS encoding type IV secretory system conjugative DNA transfer family protein, producing the protein MGAGPLIVSFIAIVIIAAGSAVAFVLYRNMLREAKNYERGLKMVPLLIHLPPTSEDVNNSNRDERDLTEEVLSQAQVMYNIISSTATKGFKSKVYGQRHISFEIVAHGGLVHYYAVVPLVLVDVIRQAVAAAYPSARLEEVSDINIFSKVGKMSGTIGGEFTLKKSFVYPISTYQESKRDASRALLNALSSASREDGIGVQFLLRPAYDGWSKASESHIDGMKKNKGKKKGFGGVAPMDIMEALWKPPENNEKDGGSSSEDKQLTSLEQAEVDAISEKARYPAYEVLVRVVISSNTAARSQVLLKNIIAAFSLFDSPRNNGFKFSLTRNVEEMTTSYIMRFFPQETRSNILNSVEMATLFHLPGANAIPTSQVKRQMSKQVDGPTDVLDEGLLIGYNEFRGVKKPIRIGTKDRRRHVYIIGQTGVGKSVLQENMAYQDMMDGRGFAFIDPHGDLVESLLGKVPKERVEDIIYFNPADMTNPIGLNMFEFDTPDQKDFLVQEAINMLYGLYDPGHTGIVGPRLEHIFRNCALLLMSDPAGGTFIDVPKCLIDPEFVKNKLKYVKDQQVIDFWTKEFPASQRSNEAGEVISWVVSKFGPFISNDAMRNIIGQTKSGFNLREIMDNNKILLVNLSKGKMGELNSKLLGIIFVMKFQAAAMSRADIPEDQRVDFSLYVDEFQNFATDSFESILSEARKYKLSLIMGNQFMTQLTDKIREAIIGNVGTVISGRIGVTDAELMVKKFQPTFDVDDLAKLPNFQSITSVMINNVPSAPFSMNWIPPMGQVNNQLRDALVRLSAAKYGRPRAVVEKEIFDRIRGSVQPKTSPSQLAPSANQKASGGSSFLDEWLAKRQQLGGKPASNSTVRPVNSQAPQTSSQIQNPQGRPGVVNNAPSNINSVNATASNLDSKQQSQPSAIDSAVVNRTNVSMTTNNNPVSSVNVKPNQPVVKNRLDLRNGDDDDSEVMISLR; encoded by the coding sequence ATGGGTGCGGGTCCTTTGATAGTTAGTTTTATCGCGATTGTTATTATAGCCGCTGGTTCTGCGGTAGCTTTTGTGTTGTATCGTAACATGCTGAGGGAAGCCAAAAATTATGAACGAGGCTTGAAGATGGTGCCGTTGCTTATACATTTGCCTCCGACAAGTGAAGACGTCAATAATTCAAATCGAGATGAGCGAGATTTAACTGAAGAGGTGCTGTCGCAAGCCCAGGTGATGTACAATATTATCTCAAGTACAGCAACTAAAGGATTCAAAAGTAAAGTCTACGGCCAACGTCATATATCGTTTGAGATTGTTGCACATGGTGGGTTAGTTCACTATTATGCTGTTGTTCCGCTAGTGTTAGTTGATGTTATTCGTCAAGCTGTAGCGGCGGCATATCCTTCTGCTAGGCTAGAAGAGGTATCTGATATTAATATATTCAGCAAGGTCGGCAAGATGAGCGGAACCATCGGCGGCGAATTCACCCTGAAAAAATCCTTTGTTTATCCAATATCGACTTATCAGGAGTCGAAAAGAGATGCTTCCAGGGCATTATTAAATGCTTTATCTTCGGCGTCCAGAGAAGATGGAATAGGTGTACAATTTTTACTACGTCCGGCGTATGACGGTTGGTCCAAGGCTTCAGAGTCTCATATTGACGGCATGAAGAAAAATAAGGGCAAGAAGAAAGGCTTTGGAGGCGTTGCTCCTATGGATATTATGGAGGCTCTGTGGAAACCGCCAGAGAATAATGAAAAAGACGGTGGCTCTAGTTCTGAGGACAAGCAGCTAACATCTTTAGAGCAGGCGGAAGTGGATGCTATCAGTGAAAAAGCTCGCTATCCTGCATATGAAGTCTTAGTGCGTGTTGTAATTTCGTCAAACACTGCGGCGCGCTCTCAAGTGTTGTTAAAAAATATAATAGCAGCCTTCTCGTTGTTTGACTCACCTCGCAATAATGGGTTTAAGTTCTCTTTAACTAGGAATGTTGAGGAAATGACAACATCATATATTATGAGGTTTTTCCCTCAGGAAACTCGTAGTAATATTCTCAACAGTGTAGAAATGGCAACGTTATTCCATTTGCCTGGAGCTAACGCGATCCCGACTTCACAAGTTAAGCGACAGATGTCCAAGCAGGTTGATGGACCAACAGACGTTTTGGATGAGGGTTTGCTGATTGGGTATAACGAATTTCGAGGAGTCAAAAAACCTATTAGAATCGGAACAAAAGACCGCCGCCGCCATGTATATATTATTGGTCAAACAGGCGTTGGTAAATCTGTCTTGCAGGAAAATATGGCTTATCAGGATATGATGGATGGTCGGGGATTTGCCTTTATTGATCCGCACGGTGATTTGGTTGAATCTTTATTGGGTAAGGTTCCAAAAGAACGCGTTGAGGATATTATCTACTTTAATCCTGCCGATATGACTAATCCAATTGGGTTGAATATGTTTGAGTTCGACACTCCAGACCAAAAAGACTTTTTGGTTCAAGAGGCAATTAATATGCTGTATGGTCTTTACGATCCAGGCCATACGGGAATTGTTGGCCCTCGTTTGGAACATATTTTTAGAAACTGCGCCTTGCTGCTGATGTCAGATCCTGCTGGTGGAACGTTTATTGATGTGCCGAAGTGTCTTATTGATCCTGAATTTGTAAAAAACAAGCTTAAGTATGTAAAAGATCAGCAAGTTATTGATTTCTGGACAAAGGAATTTCCTGCGTCGCAGAGGTCAAATGAGGCAGGTGAGGTTATTTCATGGGTTGTATCAAAGTTTGGTCCATTTATTTCCAACGATGCAATGCGCAATATCATTGGTCAGACCAAATCTGGATTTAATTTGCGTGAAATTATGGATAATAATAAGATTTTGCTGGTTAATTTGTCGAAAGGTAAGATGGGTGAACTTAATTCGAAGCTTCTGGGTATTATTTTTGTGATGAAGTTCCAGGCAGCAGCGATGTCTCGGGCGGATATTCCAGAAGATCAGCGAGTTGATTTCTCATTGTATGTTGACGAGTTTCAGAACTTCGCTACTGACAGCTTTGAATCTATTTTGTCTGAGGCTCGTAAGTATAAATTGAGTCTTATTATGGGTAACCAGTTTATGACGCAGTTAACAGATAAGATACGAGAAGCTATTATTGGTAACGTCGGTACGGTTATTTCTGGGCGTATCGGTGTAACTGATGCCGAATTGATGGTTAAGAAGTTCCAGCCGACCTTCGATGTCGACGACTTGGCTAAATTGCCAAACTTCCAATCTATAACCTCTGTGATGATTAATAATGTGCCGTCTGCGCCGTTTAGCATGAATTGGATTCCTCCGATGGGGCAAGTTAATAATCAGCTGAGAGACGCGTTAGTAAGGCTATCTGCTGCTAAATATGGTAGACCGCGAGCTGTTGTCGAGAAGGAGATATTTGACAGGATTAGAGGTAGTGTGCAACCAAAGACGAGTCCTTCTCAATTAGCGCCTTCTGCTAATCAAAAGGCATCTGGTGGGTCGTCGTTCTTGGATGAATGGCTAGCGAAGAGACAACAATTAGGAGGAAAGCCCGCTTCTAACTCAACTGTAAGACCGGTAAATTCGCAAGCCCCACAGACTTCCTCGCAAATACAGAATCCGCAAGGTCGCCCAGGGGTGGTTAATAATGCGCCTTCTAATATAAATAGCGTAAATGCTACAGCTTCTAATCTTGACAGCAAACAGCAAAGTCAACCTTCTGCGATAGATAGTGCTGTCGTCAATAGGACAAATGTGTCCATGACTACAAATAATAACCCTGTCTCTTCTGTAAATGTAAAACCGAACCAACCTGTGGTTAAGAATAGGCTCGATTTACGTAATGGTGATGATGACGATAGTGAAGTGATGATTAGTTTGAGATAA
- a CDS encoding divergent PAP2 family protein has protein sequence MKVLIVPVIAWAISQGLKQVFHLMGRNRRVFSGDTNPKILLSGGMPSAHSAIVVSLAVFLGLQDGWDSSIFGLATWLAIIVMYDAMMVRYSSGMQGEALNKLISEQGSKLKKLRVAHGHTPVEVAAGATIGMVVAAVVFFATK, from the coding sequence GTGAAGGTCTTGATAGTCCCAGTAATTGCATGGGCGATATCCCAAGGGTTGAAGCAAGTGTTTCATCTCATGGGGCGTAATCGTCGAGTATTTAGCGGTGATACAAACCCAAAAATACTTCTATCCGGAGGCATGCCAAGCGCTCATAGTGCGATTGTTGTGTCGCTGGCGGTATTTCTGGGACTACAAGATGGCTGGGATAGTTCCATATTTGGACTAGCTACTTGGCTGGCTATTATAGTGATGTATGACGCTATGATGGTCCGTTATTCGTCCGGAATGCAGGGTGAAGCGCTTAATAAGTTAATTTCGGAGCAGGGTAGCAAGTTGAAAAAACTTCGCGTTGCTCATGGTCACACCCCTGTAGAAGTGGCGGCTGGGGCGACTATTGGTATGGTCGTAGCTGCCGTTGTATTTTTCGCAACAAAATAA